The Vicinamibacterales bacterium region TGGACAAAGCTGAGACCATTTCTGAAAATTGGAGAGCTGTCGGCATAAACGTAAACCTCCAGGTTGTTTCCACAATTCCCAGCGACTATCAGACTTTTTTGGCTATCCTTGATATCCCCGAGGATCCTGACCAATATTCTCTGTGGCATTCTACTCAAGAGTCTACAAATATTACCCGATATCAAAATGTCAGAATAGATAAACTTTTAGAGGATGGAAGATCCGAAATTGACATTGAATCCAGAAAGAAAATATATTTGGATTTTCAGAGATTTTTAATAGAGGATTCTCCGGCTGCTTTTCTTTATTACCCGACTACCTACTCAGTTTCTCGAAACTGAGTTACTTGGCTAAATCTACCTGAATAAGATCCCTTAATTGGTTTGAATCACCCGAAAGACTTACTTTTGTGCCGTTTATATAAAAGGTTGGAGTTTCAGTAAGCGCCACGGTCTTTCCGTCGTTCATGTCTCTCTGCACAACATCCTTAACATTCTGGGAATTCATATCTGAGGTAAATTTGTCGGTATTCAAACCCAAATCTTTTGCATAACCGACAAATACACTTGCAGGATCAGGCAAATTAGACCAGTCGTTTTGAGTTGAATAAAGTCGGTCGTTCATTTCAAAATATTTTCCCTGCAATCCTGCGGCTTCTGCGGCGTACGAGGCGAGCGGGGCATTTGTATGATATGACAGCGGGTAATTTCTGAAAACATAGTTCACTTTTCCCGGAAAATCGGTTAAA contains the following coding sequences:
- a CDS encoding thioredoxin domain-containing protein; the protein is MKDFLQRNKVFIIVILATCILIVGGLFLMSRGSNPSTVSSTNVDSSILAPSGVYKTSGLVNGFYLPASPSATVTLVEFGDYVCPACGDAAPYVKQVLTDFPGKVNYVFRNYPLSYHTNAPLASYAAEAAGLQGKYFEMNDRLYSTQNDWSNLPDPASVFVGYAKDLGLNTDKFTSDMNSQNVKDVVQRDMNDGKTVALTETPTFYINGTKVSLSGDSNQLRDLIQVDLAK